From Lolium perenne isolate Kyuss_39 chromosome 5, Kyuss_2.0, whole genome shotgun sequence, a single genomic window includes:
- the LOC139831784 gene encoding uncharacterized protein → MGTVMALSSHSFDADYFNDDATHSPKKFRRRFRMNEELFLKIVLVVREYDKYFMAKKDCTGIYKGHTGECSIILEAVADHELWIWHAFFGMVGTNNDINVLQRSPVSRLAEGQAPAVNSGASVTFRHCQIPCSHLV, encoded by the exons ATGGGGACGGTgatggct CTGAGCTCACACTCATTCGACGCCGACTACTTCAACGACGACGCGACTCATTCGCCGAAGAAATTTCGGCGCCGGTTTAGGATGAACGAGGAGCTGTTCTTGAAGATTGTCCTCGTCGTCAGGGAGTACGACAAGTACTTCATGGCCAAGAAAGATTGCACG GGGATCTACAAGGGGCATACTGGTGAGTGCAGTATCATTCTTGAGGCGGTGGCAGACCATGAGCtttggatttggcatgcattttttgGTATGGTGggaacaaacaatgatatcaacgtgctgcagcgctctccggtgtccAGGCTAGCTGAGGGACAAGCTCCTGCCGTGAACTCCGGTGCTTCAGTAACGTTTCGCCATTGTCAGAtaccctgctctcacttggtctga
- the LOC127302501 gene encoding dehydration-responsive element-binding protein 1H — MDMGLEVSSSSTSSSSSASASSEHNRVMAPAKRPAGRTKFRETRHPVYRGVRRRGNAGRWVCEVRVPGKRGARLWLGTYATAEAAARANDAAMLALGGRSASCLNFADSACLLSVPSVVADLADVRRAAVEAVEDFQRREAASVPPAAEEPTSSDFSASSSPDNAGSSETSAHGEPDGSDMFRLELFPEIDLGSYYMSLAEALLMDPPPLATANGSSCWDNGDCGDGPADFSLWSY, encoded by the coding sequence ATGGACATGGGCCTTGAGGTCTCGAGCTCTTCCACCTCCTCCTCATCGTCGGCCTCGGCCTCGTCCGAGCACAACAGGGTGATGGCGCCAGCGAAGCGCCCGGCGGGGCGCACCAAGTTCCGGGAGACGCGGCACCCGGTGTACCGCGGCGTGCGGCGCCGGGGCAACGCCGGCCGGTGGGTCTGCGAGGTGCGCGTCCCCGGCAAGCGCGGCGCGCGGCTCTGGCTCGGGACGTACGCCACCGCCGAGGCCGCCGCGCGCGCGAACGACGCCGCCATGCTCGCGCTCGGCGGCCGCTCCGCCTCGTGCCTCAACTTTGCCGACTCCGCCTGTCTGCTCTCCGTCCCGTCCGTGGTCGCCGACCTCGCCGACGTCCGCCGCGCCGCGGTCGAGGCCGTCGAGGACTTCCAGCGCCGGGAGGCCGCCAGCGTCCCTCCCGCCGCCGAGGAGCCCACCTCTAGCGATTTCTCGGCATCGTCGTCGCCTGACAATGCCGGTTCGTCGGAAACGTCTGCCCATGGAGAGCCCGATGGCAGCGATATGTTCAGGCTTGAGTTATTCCCGGAAATAGACTTGGGCTCGTACTACATGAGCCTGGCGGAGGCCCTGCTCATGGACCCGCCGCCGCTGGCCACCGCCAACGGCTCGTCCTGCTGGGACAACGGAGACTGCGGCGACGGTCCAGCCGACTTCTCGCTCTGGAGCTACTAG